ATGGATGCACTCTCATCGGCGGCCGGATGCAACAATTATGAACGCTAATAACCCCGTGGCAGCCACTCGAACAGAGAGACCTCTTCGCGCAACATTGGCGCCCGTTAGCCGACGAAACTAATGAGGCGTTCGGGTGAGTCGCCGTATTGtcttattaaaataatttgttgaTTGTCATTATCTTAATTTCCGATAGCGTGGATTATTTTTTCTGATCGCTCGCCCATTATTCACAATATAAGGACATACATACTTTGTATTCTCCGAGTACTCCGGGGTAGCATTCGGGTGGATAATAATTAAGTAGCCATTTTAACGTAGTTGTGACAGGAATCGTCACCTACGCCCCCTCCCCCTTCGTGTCGCACGGGTATCGATAATGAGTTTAAATTGTCTTCACACCAAGATAACCTAGCAGGATCGCATCGCCAAATGCCGACCGACCGATTGCATACATTGCAGGTGTCACGAGCAGCACCCGAATGTATGCAAACGAGGTTCCATCTCGCGGATTTCACCTCTTCGCAGTGCTGACCGTCCGGGAATGGTTTTGATTgtgttaaaatttatttttcgcaTCTCATAAATAATTGTTACAATCATTATTTGTCGTTAAAATTTTACGGAAATAAACCTTGAAAAAGAACGTGACGACCCGAAATCGGACCGCAACCGCCGAAGGACGTTCTGTTGAAAGTTACCGGGAACGCAGGACGGTTATGACATGATGGCGCACAGTCCGACGACGACGCAAAGTGCCGGAATGCACCGACACAACCGAAGCCCGATCCCTATGACGGGCGGGACCCAATGCACTCGAGGAGGCAATTTCCAACCTGGTTTCGTGTGCGCTCTCACTGAAGGGAGAACGAATTTGGAGATGCATTATTATCGATGATAATGGCagcgatgatgatgacgatgatgacggtGATGACGATACTGATAAAATGCATCTCGATGCACTTGCTTGCACCGGGAAATGCAATTTCATCAATGGAAGCTGCTGACGTTTGGATAgcaaagttaaaatgttttgggGGGTTCAACAATTTATCAGCATGTTGTTCTAGCTTGAATCTTGATTATGAGAAAAGTTGCCATTcacttttaaaataaaattttacacgACACTATTCTTCCTGTGGACAGAAGTGGGCCTCTCgagtgtttttttatttcaatcctAGTGACATCTATCTCAAACCGTACGCACACTAGTTATcatcagcgatgtcagatctacggaaatcttcgTAGATCTGCGGATTCAAAGAATTTCTACGGATGTACGGATCCGTAGATAAAATCAACGGAAATTGGAATATTTCTACGGATATCTACGGAACCCGCTTTGCACCACTGCCGTTTTCGAGGAAAATGTCAATAGTacaactatctggcatcgctggttaTCATATTTTGACGTTGTAAACCTGCTCTCGCACCGTTCGGGGTGTTTCGGTGCAGACAATTTGTGATATCATTTTCACAGCGCAATAAGTCAGGTAAATATGCAAAACAGGTTCGAGGAAGACGACACTCGGAAACGATTTGATGCTAGCAGTAATTTGGCAACGATCTTGGATGGACTTTAAGCAGTTATGAtaattaaacattgaaaaaaaacctaTAGCTGgtatttgatgaaatggtgtaaGTCGTCTAgctttttacactaacacattcataaaatgagcgaaataTCAGTTACAATTATTAATGTCTCTGTCAATCGGGTTAATCGAGCATCCAGAAACGAGCAGTCGATTAAGAATTCaatgctcattccgtcatttagataacacacacacatttttttgtcgtTAAAATTATTGTTTAATCGCATCGTAGAAAAATCATCATCGGCAACGAGCAACCCTAGTCCGTCAACCGGAAGTCATCAAAAGCGTGCCGAACGTATCttctttcatttgttaaattaaATCAGAGCAGGCCGCGCCTATCCCGCAGGTCACTTGCAATTTCGTTTGGCGCGCTTCATCGGTTACTAGATTCATACGTAGGTAGGTAGAATCTCGTCATGCTTTCTCGCTCTCTTCCGTGGGAAGCGATGACTGATCGCATACTATTACCCCGCGCTCATCCTCAGATCCGTCAGATGAGATGTTTACTTTCTAGTAGAATAAACCTTGGAAGGGCAAGGTTATAATCGCAATATGGAATTGATCTTCCGAGTTGCCGCAGGTCGCCAGGTTCGTGTGTCAAATGCAGTTACATAGAAACTGATCGAACTGCTCAGCTGAGGATAGTTCTGATCAGAACGTAGCTCCAACAAGACTCGTACGTAGTCCCGGAAATCGGTCACAAAAAAAATGGCAACTATCGGTTGGTGTTCTTTCTTTGCCTGTATTCTTTGGGCCCGAAGTGCACCGGCTTCGGAAGAAGATTTCGACAGTAAGAAAAGTGAAAATGATATCGGGATGAAGAAAGTGATCAAGTGGTTCACTGGTGATTTAGAAGATAGAGATTTACTAGTTGTAAGTTAGACTGCGCTCAGGAAACGAGTTCGAGTGTAAATGATATCGGATCTTCTTGATTTACAGCCGCAGTTGATTGTCAAATATGGTTACCAAATGGAAAGTCACATGGTGACAACCGAAGACGGTTACATATTGACAATGTTTCGTATTTTACCGCGACAACCCTCAACAACGAAGAAGCTTCCTGTCCTGTTGGTTCACGGATTTCTCAGTAGTTCAGCCGATTTCGTGGTCAGTGGTCCAAACAATAGCTTAGCCTATTTGCTGACCGATAATGGCTACGATGTGTGGCTAGCGAATGCCCGCGGAACATTTTATTCCCGGAACCATACAACGTTGCTCGTTGACACTGATGAATACTGGGATTTTTCCTGGCACGAGATTGGCTACCACGATCTACCGGCAATGATCGATCACGTGCTGTTGAACACAACTGCCCCGAAGTTTCAGTACGTTGGATTTTCACAAGGCTGTACAACCTATTTTGTAATGACCTGTACTAGACCAAAGTACAATAAGAAAATTGCTCTCATGACAGCACTGGCCCCAGCCGTTGTTATGAAGCGGGTTCGTAGTCCGCTCGTTCGGCTACTGTTCCAGGTTCAAGACCAAGTGAAAGAGGTACTGGATGTTCTGGATGTTCACGAAGTACCGCACTTTCAAAGTATCCAACAAATTTTTGATGTATTGTGTCCGACAGCGGATAAGGAGAATTTTTGTGCTCAACTGACCGAAGAGATGGCGGGGCCACACCGCGAGACGTGGGATCAGGTTAGTTGAATTCTCAACAAAAGATAACTCAAACTCCCGTCCATCCCCCAGGAGCTGAATCTCGTCTACATTGGCCACTTCCCGTCCGGCTCTTCAACGAAGCAGTTATATCATTTCGCACAGATCGTTAACAGTAGACTTTTCCGGCAGTATGATTACGGCAGGGAAGGAAACTTGCAAACATACAGCAATTGGAAACCTCCGATCTACAACCTGACCGTCTCGTCCGCACCGGTTCAGATCTTTTATGGACTCAACGACTGGTTAGTGCACTTCCGAGGCGTCAAACAATTGGCCACGATGATCCCTCGGCTGGTGGGGGCCAACGCCGTTGCCGATGAAAAATTCAATCACGTTGATTTTCTGCTGGCGAAAAATGCCCGTTCGCAAGTTTACGATAAGCTACTGCCCGTACTGGAGCGCTGCAACGATAATCATAATAGCGATTGATCAGAGCTTGAGTGTgggatttaataataataataataataataataaaaataataataataataataataataataataatataaataacacCGCgtttccaatgattccacctgTTCAAAACAGAAAGTCAGCATAGGCCCCGCCTTCATGGATGGAGATGTGTTATGACGCGCGAATATTTAAAGAGAACGGTCGCACGGTATGGCAATTTTGATACCTCGTAGTTCATCCGATGACACGACCAGCTATTTGGCACTCTAGGTATATGCTATAAATTATGGGAAGATGTtcagttgccggcaccccaccgtaacttttgacagaaagcagatagcgtcatttcgacaaatgtcatgtgtgtgcgtatgtaatagcagcacgttctttttgtaccaaaggggctgtccataaaagacgtcacgccgcaagggggaggggggtgtttcataaaacgtgaccttttgtgacagggggaagggggggggggggaggtttttggaatgtgacgtccaatattttcaatgagggcatttttgaaatacctaattatattactgctttgccctatttcctaaaaaaatctccacaataaacgtttacattttatagggaaacgtgtatttgttgatgtaaaagcttcttcttgtaaattcagaaatgaatgatgcaggaaatcatttctgttgtgatcagcaatagTGCACGGAGT
This genomic window from Malaya genurostris strain Urasoe2022 chromosome 1, Malgen_1.1, whole genome shotgun sequence contains:
- the LOC131426096 gene encoding lipase 1-like → MATIGWCSFFACILWARSAPASEEDFDSKKSENDIGMKKVIKWFTGDLEDRDLLVPQLIVKYGYQMESHMVTTEDGYILTMFRILPRQPSTTKKLPVLLVHGFLSSSADFVVSGPNNSLAYLLTDNGYDVWLANARGTFYSRNHTTLLVDTDEYWDFSWHEIGYHDLPAMIDHVLLNTTAPKFQYVGFSQGCTTYFVMTCTRPKYNKKIALMTALAPAVVMKRVRSPLVRLLFQVQDQVKEVLDVLDVHEVPHFQSIQQIFDVLCPTADKENFCAQLTEEMAGPHRETWDQELNLVYIGHFPSGSSTKQLYHFAQIVNSRLFRQYDYGREGNLQTYSNWKPPIYNLTVSSAPVQIFYGLNDWLVHFRGVKQLATMIPRLVGANAVADEKFNHVDFLLAKNARSQVYDKLLPVLERCNDNHNSD